A window from Micromonospora profundi encodes these proteins:
- a CDS encoding LacI family DNA-binding transcriptional regulator → MTDVARLAGVSHQTVSRVLNGHPNVREQTRLRVRAAIAELGYRPNGAARALVTGRSQVIGVVAQNTTLYGPASLLAALEQTAAEEGFAVSVGSVRDLDHRSISAAVERHLAHRVAGIVVIAPVESAGEALERLPQDVPLVTVDGDPHRPMPLVTVDQVAGARAATQHLLDAGHRTVWHVSGPSDWFDGAGRIEGWRETLLAAGISPPPLMPGDWSAASGYRCGQMLARMPEVTAIFTANDHLALGVLRALHEFGRRVPAEISVVGFDDVPEAAYFIPPLTTVRPDFDAVARASLQMLLTQIESGSGGALRQTIAPTLVARDSVAPPPSR, encoded by the coding sequence ATGACTGATGTCGCTCGTCTCGCCGGTGTCTCCCACCAGACCGTGTCACGTGTGCTCAACGGGCACCCCAACGTGCGTGAGCAGACCCGTTTGCGGGTGCGGGCGGCGATCGCCGAACTCGGCTACCGCCCGAACGGCGCGGCGCGAGCCCTGGTGACCGGCCGGTCGCAGGTGATCGGCGTGGTGGCACAGAACACCACCCTCTACGGCCCGGCGTCGCTCCTGGCAGCCCTTGAGCAGACCGCCGCGGAGGAGGGCTTCGCGGTCAGCGTGGGCAGTGTCCGGGACCTCGACCACCGGTCGATCTCGGCAGCGGTCGAGCGGCACCTGGCGCACCGGGTCGCCGGCATCGTCGTCATCGCGCCGGTCGAGTCGGCCGGCGAGGCGCTGGAGCGGCTGCCCCAGGACGTCCCGTTGGTCACCGTCGACGGCGACCCGCATCGGCCCATGCCGCTGGTGACTGTCGACCAGGTGGCGGGCGCTCGGGCGGCGACCCAGCATCTCCTCGACGCCGGGCACCGCACCGTGTGGCACGTGTCGGGGCCGTCCGACTGGTTCGACGGCGCCGGTCGCATCGAGGGCTGGCGCGAGACCCTGCTGGCCGCCGGGATCAGCCCACCGCCGCTGATGCCGGGCGACTGGTCGGCGGCATCGGGCTACCGGTGCGGGCAGATGCTGGCGCGGATGCCCGAGGTCACCGCCATCTTCACGGCCAACGACCACCTCGCCCTGGGCGTGCTGCGGGCGCTGCACGAGTTCGGCAGGCGGGTGCCTGCCGAGATCAGTGTGGTGGGTTTCGACGACGTGCCGGAGGCCGCGTACTTCATCCCGCCGCTGACCACCGTCCGGCCCGACTTCGACGCGGTGGCGCGGGCGAGCCTGCAGATGCTGTTGACGCAGATCGAGTCGGGCAGCGGTGGGGCTCTGCGGCAGACCATCGCACCGACACTCGTCGCCCGCGACAGCGTCGCCCCGCCCCCTTCGCGCTGA